The genomic interval TTTAATTATGAACACTAATATTAATTACTTGGCTCTATTATTTCTGGCCTGCTCTGCAGCCATGAAAGCTGATAACAATACTCCGCTCGAGGGCATGGACGAGGAAATGGAGGACTTGCTGCGAGAGGAAGCTATTGAACTGCTCAAGGAAAGCCTCTCCATAATATCCCAAGAGCATGCAGCTAGCTACGAGTAACACGAcgtatttctatatatatccAATATACGTGTATTACAAGGAAATAATTCACTTTTCAGTGTCGCCAAAGTGATCTCCGTCCAGAAACAATATGTCTCGGGCGCCGTCACCATCTTTGTCGGGCAACTGACCGACggtaaaactaacaaacaaTGCGTTATCACCACCTGGGAGGGTTATCCCAATaatatcaaaatcaaatgcgAAGGCGACGATGCCGAACTCAGCTTCACTCTTTGAAATAATCCTGTGCATAATCTcggcaaatatttacattatttcaaataaatgctTAGCGCAGATCACAGAGTTCTTTACCAATAAATATTATCTCTATTTATAAAAGATTTTTATCTCGAAGAGTTGGAAGTTTTTGTTTCATACTTTTCGGAAAATTCATTCCTGCTTGGTTGGAATTGGGTTTGAATATTTGGTGGGCGAAGTTTCTGATGTAAAATCATTTGCCAAGATCTACGAGAAAACCCATTTGAGAAGTATTTAACCTTTTTCGATAAATACCAGCCAAGGTGGAACATGAGGATAAAAGTTGGCGATCGGCTTCAAAATCTTCAAATCCAGCGCTTTTGGAATTCCCACGCGTAACTGTGAAAAATTGGCGGAAAGTTggcaactttttttaatactaATAGAATTGTTATTGAAatacgggcaaggccgggcaatACCCTCTATCTGTGTTTATATAAGCATTACAAGTCAATCCACAATTTTATTCTGGAGCTCTgtgattatttaaaaaaaatgtatggtAGTAAATATATCAAAGATTAAAAACCCCGACTT from Drosophila virilis strain 15010-1051.87 chromosome 2, Dvir_AGI_RSII-ME, whole genome shotgun sequence carries:
- the LOC6630939 gene encoding cystatin-like protein isoform X2, coding for MNTNINYLALLFLACSAAMKADNNTPLEGMDEEMEDLLREEAIELLKESLSIISQEHAASYDVAKVISVQKQYVSGAVTIFVGQLTDGKTNKQCVITTWEGYPNNIKIKCEGDDAELSFTL